A genomic window from Megalobrama amblycephala isolate DHTTF-2021 linkage group LG2, ASM1881202v1, whole genome shotgun sequence includes:
- the LOC125263106 gene encoding gastrula zinc finger protein XlCGF7.1-like, giving the protein MEQSEVEENHHVTTEERDEKCFICGQCGNSFTYKQCLEDQMKIHTEEKPFTCDQCGKSFTEQETLEDYMIQTGEKLLECDQCGKTFVWASALKIHLKVHSQEKPLSCSLCGKSLKHKQSLKVHMMIHTGEKSFTCDQCGKSFRQSNNFKEHMRIHTGEKPYECDQCGKTFSRATGLNSHLNVHLQEKPHSCSLCGKSFSLLRHLKEHQNRHTGQRDHKCLECGKSFIRAVDLKIHWRSHTGEKPYKCSHCDKRFRRSEHLKTHVRIHTGEKPYTCDQCGKSFTQISSLLSHKKYNHTATSNRKKKHLNLSQ; this is encoded by the exons ATGGAAcagagtgaagtggaggagaatCATCATGTCACAACTGAAGAAAGAGATGAGAAATGTTTCATCTGCGGTCAGTGTGGAAATAGTTTCACATATAAACAGTGTCTCGAGGATCAGATGAAGATCCACACTGAAGAGAAACCGTTCACATgcgatcagtgtgggaagagtttcacagaACAAGAAACCCTTGAGGATTACATGATCCAAACAGGAGAAAAACTACTTgaatgtgatcaatgtggcaAAACATTTGTGTGGGCTTCAGCACTGAAGATCCACCTGAAAGTTCATTCACAGGAGAAACCACTTTCATGTtctttgtgtggaaagagtttaaAACACAAACAGAGTCTCAAGGTTCACAtgatgatccacactggagagaaatcattcacatgtgatcagtgtgggaagagttttagACAATCAAACAACTTTAAGgaacacatgaggatccacactggagaaaagccatacgaatgtgatcaatgtggaaaAACATTTTCGAGGGCTACAGGCCTAAACTCCCACCTGAACGTTCATTTACAGGAGaaaccacattcatgttctttgtgtggaaagagtttttcactgctgCGGCATTTGAAAGAACATCAGAATAGACATACTGGTCAAAGAGATCATAAGTGCTTggagtgtgggaagagttttatTAGAGCTGTAGATCTGAAAATTCACTGGAGgtctcacactggagagaaaccttacaagtgttcacactgtgacaagagattcagacGATCagaacatctgaaaacacacgtgaggatccacactggagagaaaccttacacttgtgatcagtgtgggaagagtttcactcaaataTCTTCTCTACTCAGTCACAAAAAATACAATCACA CTGCAACGAGCAACAGGAAAAAGAAGCATCTAAATTTGTCACAGTGA